In the genome of Fructilactobacillus hinvesii, the window AGCGCCAGTTAACTTATCAACCTCTCTGGATTGAATTAAAGCACCCGCTTTATCGAGTTGTCTAATTGGTGCCTACTTTAACGAATTTAAGTCCAAAAGTCAATCCTGACTCGCTTGACAAGCCCTCCTTTCTTCAGTAGGATTAATACAATTAATCTTAATTTGGTTCAGAGAGACCAAGAGATCTTCAGCATGATAGTTAACGTTACGCAGTTAGTGCGGTCTTTTTCTCTGAACCAGGACCTCGCTAACTGCGTTTTTTGATTTAGCTATGCTACCGATAAAGGAGCAAACAAAGGAGAAGAGTATGACTGCAATTGATTTAAGCGCCACGATTGGAACAGAGACCTTTCAGCATCCGTTGATTAACGCAGCTGGGGTATGGGATGAAACCGCAACCGAAATGAACGCCGTGCTGGCTTCCGCTGCTGGCGGATTAACCACTAAAAGTGCAACCTTAGCTCCTCGAGCTGGAAACCCTAAGCCCCGTTACTTTGACACTAAACTAGGAAGCATCAACTCGATGGGGTTGCCTAACCAAGGATTGGACTACTACCTTGATTTCATCGCTAACACTACAACTGACAAACCAATTGATTTATCCGTAACGGGAACCAAAATGGCAGATCAAATTGCGGCGCTCCAGCAAATTCAAGCCAGTGATTTTACCGGGATGTGTGAGCTAAACTTATCGTGCCCCAACGTAGTTGGCAAACCGCAAATCGGTTACGATTTAGACGCCACTAAAGAAATCTTGGATCAGGTGTTCGATTTTTACACCAAACCGCTAGGGGTTAAACTTCCTCCCTACTTTGACCTCCAACAATACGATGCAATGGCTCAGATTTTAAACCAATATCCTCTAACATACATTAACGCCATTAACAGCGTGGGCAATGGCCTCGTGATTGATCCAGACAGCGAACGAGTAGTCATTAAACCCAAAGGAGGCTTTGGGGGCATCGGCGGAAAATACATCAAACCGGTAGCGCTAGCTAACGTTCGTGCTTTCCGGCAACGCTTGCGTCCTGAAATCAAGATCATCGGTACCGGTGGGGTCACCACGGGAACAGATGTCTTTGAATTAATCCTGTGTGGGGCGGACATCGTGGAACTCGGAACGGTAGTCATGCAAGAAGGACTGGCCGCCTTTGCCCGCATTAACCAAGAGTTAACTGACCTCATGGCAGCCAAAGGTTACCACAAACTAACTGATTTTCGGGGTCACCTACAAGAATATCAAGACTAATCTTCTTAACAGTAAAAGCCACATGGCAATATTGCCATGCGGTTTTTTTGACCATAAAAAAACTGCAACGACCAAATGGCCGTTACAGTTTTTATTATTTACTTTATTCGAATGAACCCCATGCTACTTTTTGAGTTTCACGAACTGGACAGTATAATTTGTTACCACTGTAACCAGTGTATTCAACCCAAACGTGACCGTCTTTTACAACGTAACCATCGTAGCTAATCTTAGCTCCAGCAGGAAGGTAACCAGTAATCTTAGCCTTTAAGCTAGCTGATTCACGAACGGCGATTTGAGTGTCACCATTAGTGAAGTAACCAGTTTCAGGGTTAAACTTACCTTCGTTTGATGATTGTGAAACTAACTTAGCATCAGTTAAAACTGGCTTAGCTTCTGCGGCTGGTTGTGCAGCTGCTTGTTGATCATCGTTAGTTGCTGGTGCTTGGGTGTTGTCAGCAGCTGGTTGTGCGGCTGCTTGTTGATCATCGTTAGTCGTTTGTGCTTGACTGTTGTCAGCGTCTGGTTGTGCGGCTGCTTGTTGATCATCGTTAGCAGGTTGTGCTTGCGTGTCAGCGGCTGGTTGTACGGCTGCTTGTTGATCATCATTAGCAGGTTGTGCTTGCGTGTCAGCAGCTGGTTGTGCAACTGCTTGTTGATCATCGTTAGTTGCTGGTGCTTGGGTGTTGTCAGCAGCTGGTTGTGCGGCTGCTTGTTGGTCAGTGTTAGCCGTTTGTGCTTGACTGTTGTCAGCGGCTGGTTGTGCGGCTGCTTGAGTAGTTTGTGCTGGTGCGCTAGCAGCGGCAGAAGCACCGCCACCAATCCGACCATAGGTCACTTGACCAGGGAAGTAAGAAATGGAATCCCCACTAATAACTCCACGGTTTTGAGCATCAAGCATTTGACCATTTCCTTGGTAAATTCCCACGTGGTAAATACCACTACCATCGTTGAAGAATACTAAATCACCGGCTTGAGCTTCAGAAGCACTAATTGGTTGTGCTGCAGCGGCTTGAGCTGCGGCAGTCCGTGGCAAGCTAACTCCGTTTTGACCATAAACATATTGCGTAAAGCCAGAGCAGTCAAAACCACCAGGGTTACTACCACCCCATGCATATGAAGTACCAACGTGTTGTTGTCCAGTGGACAAAACATCAGCAGAAGCAGTGTTGTTACCTGCAAAGAAGAAGGCCCCAGCCATCATTGAAGTAGCGATTCCGGCAAACAACCATTTCTTACCTGCTTTGTACATCTTAAAGTGAACTTTAGTATTTTTCATTGTATCGATAATCTCCTCTTCGAAATTGTCTTTTTAGTTTTTAATTTAATTAACTTACAAGATATATCCTAGCATGCCCATCAATGCTTGTGGGTAATTCAACTTGTTCTTAATCTAACTGTAATCGTTTTGAAATATATTGCGAAATTATTAACTAAATCTAAAGCTAAGCGGATTCCTCTCTTAGCAACCGTTTGAGCTGTTTCAAAGTACAAAAAAACGTAGAACGTTATCTACGTTCTACGTTTTAATGACTGAAATTAATCAATTTCTTTTTTTAACTTAGCAGCTAATTCTTCGTAGCCCGGTTTGCCTAACAAAGCAAACATGTTTTGCTTGTAAGCTTCCACTCCGGGTTGGTTAAATGGATTAATCCCATTTAAGTAGCCCGAAATGCCAACCGCTACTTCGAAGAAGTAAATCAAGTACCCAAGGCTGTATTCTGATTCATCTGGAATTTCAACGGTCAGAACGGGAACCCCACCATCGTTATGAGCAAGGACGACCCCTTCGTAAGCTTTGTCATTAACTTCATTTAAGGTTTGACCCTTCAGATAGTTCAATCCATCCAGATTATCTTTTTCCATGGGAATATCAACGTTGTAAGGTGGTTTCGTAACTTTTACAACTGTTTCAAAGAGATTCCGTAATCCTTCTTGAATGTATTGACCTAACGAGTGCAAATCAGTGGTGAAGTTTGCAGAAGATGGATAAATCCCCTTTTGGTCTTTTCCTTCTGATTCACCCATTAATTGCTTCCACCATTCAGCAAACATCCGCAGGTTTGGTTCATAGTTTTCAATTAATTCCGTTACGTAACCCTTCCGGTACAAAATATTACGTAAGGCGGCATAGCGGTAAGCATCGTTCTTACTCAAGTCTGCATCTTGGTATGCAGCAGCGGCATCAGCAGCTCCGTGCATTAACTCGTTTAGATCAGCCCCAGTAGCAGCAATCGGTAATAATCCTACCGGAGTTAAGACAGAGAACCGGCCCCCAACGCCATCTGGAATGATGAAACTTTCGTAACCATTTGCTTCCACTTCTTGGCGTAATGCTCCATTTTTAGCATCCGTCGTGGCATAGATCCGGCGACTAGCTTCTTCTTGTCCGTACTTCTTAATTAACTTTTCTTTGAAAATTCGGAATGCGATGGATGGTTCCGTCGTGGTTCCTGATTTAGAAATTACGTTAATTGAAAAGTCCCGATCACCAACGAAGTCTTGTAATTCCTTCAAGTATGAGGCACTCAATGAGTTTCCGGTAAAGACCACTTGCACCCCACGTCGTTCTGACTTGGGTTTGGAATTGTAGAAACTACCGTTTAAGAAATCGACGGCCATCTTGGCTCCCAGGTAAGAACCCCCAATTCCGATGACAACTAAAACATCGGAATCTTGTTGGATTTTTTCTGCCGCCTTTTGAATTCGAGCAAATTCTTCGTGATCATAATCAGTTGGTAACGTAAGCCAGCCCCGAAAATCAGCTCCGGCACCAGTTCCATTGCGTAATTCTTGGTCAGCAGCGGTTACTAAGGCTTGCATTTCTGGCAATTCGTTTGCTTGGACGAATTTACTAACCTTCGAATCATCAAATTTAATGTAAGCCATTTGTGCTACTCCCCCACTTCGTTCTTCTTTTCGTCATCAATTGCCTTTTGGGCTAATACAAAGTCCCCAAAGGTTGCCGAGCCGTTGTGTTGAATTTCCGGACCCGTAATGTATTTTTCTAATGAGCCAACGCTAAGGTAGTTGTTAAAGAGCAAGGTAAATTGTGCCCGTACTTTAGCAATGAATTCTGGCGTGCAGACCCCACCACCTAAAACAACTTTGTCAGGACGGAAGGTTACCGTCAGATCAACTACCGCTTGGGCTGCATAGTAAGCAATGATATCCCAAGTTGGATCAGAAATTGGCGTATCTTGACCTTTAACTCCGTTTCGAGCTTCAAAGGTTGGACCAGAGGCAACTCCTTCTAAACAGTCACCATGCCATGGACAAGTTCCTTTGAAATCAAGGTCATCACGGTGGCGTTTAACTTTGATGTGACCAAATTCAGGAGTTCCTTTAACTCCGAGAAAGTCACCGTTAATTACAGAGCCCATTCCAATTCCAGTTCCGATGGTAATGTAACTAACTGACTTGATGTTTTCGTCGTGGCGTTTAGCACTTACGTATTCACCGTAAGCAGAACCATTTACATCGGTCGTCCAGAACATTGGAACGTGGAAACTTTCTTTCATCTTGCCTAAAAAGTCGATGTTACTCCAACCCTTTTTCGGCGTTTTGATAATCCAACCATAGGTATCAGAGTTTTTATCAATATCAATTGGTCCAAAGGAAGCGATTCCAAAGGCATCAATGTGATCAAATTTCTTAAAGTACTTAACAGTTCTTGCTAATGTTTCGTCAGGAGTTGTGGTCGGAAATTGGGTTTGGTCAACCACGTTAAAGTTTTCGTCACCAACCGCACACACAAATTTAGTCCCACCAGCTTCAATACTTCCATATAACATAATTTCATCCTCCTTGGACGGCAATTCAACTTACAAGTTAATTATAAGGCGGGAAAAATTGGAATGCAATAACTTTTGTAAACGTTTACACAAAAGTTATTTAAATTACCGTTTTCAACCTAGCGTTGTAATTTAAACCAAAGCCCTTTAATCGGGCTCTCTCGTTGGTATTCCGAGTTAAACGGAAAATCAAGCGGTTGCTTGAAGGCTTCCTTTTCGATGAAGGATTGCCCCCTTTGTTGGAAAGCAGCTTGGGCAGCCTGGCGCAATCCCTTGAGTGTCACTGCTGGAGTTTCAGTCGTAATAAAGACATCCGCTTCCTTAGTTGCCAACGTAAAGACCAGCTGCAAAAAGTGGTTCAAGTCCTTACGGATGTTAAAATTCCCCTTTTTGGAACGCAGGAAGGCCGGCAGATTAATGGTAATGACATCAAACTTCAGATGATGCTTGGTAGCATAATCCAAGTATCCGAATAAATCCATGGTCCGAACCTTTGGCATCTTTTGGGTAATCTCGTTAGCACTCAGTTCCGTCACCAAATTGGTTTTCGCATTGTTTTTTTGATCTACAGCCTCACTTTGCACGGCACCCCCAATGAGGCTAGCGGTCACAAAGCCGGTTTGATCGTATAACAAATGTAAAGCTAGTTTGGCATGGGAATTATTTTTGAGTTGCTGACGAACTTCACGATAGGCCAAATCCAAGCCTGGCTTCATGCCTCCAGCAAGTTGAATATCAAAATCAATCCCATTTTCCGTTACTACTTGTTGTTCATCTGGAAAAGCAGCTAAGTCTGAAACGGGAGTAATAGCAACTTGGGGCTCATACCGCTTGATTTCATAGACGTTTTTGTAATCAGCTAACGTCTGGCTAAGTGCATCCATGATAAAGCTACGTTGGTGGTAAAGGCCCGCATTTTCCCAGGTCAATAAAATTTGACCTGCAAAATTATCAATGGCTAAGCCACCGAGTCCATCTCCAATCCCATTAAACAACCGGTAGGCCGTCACGTTTTGTCCGACTAACGGAGCCCGTTTTTGGAAAGCCTGTTTCAACAGGTGTTCAAAAAAGGCTTCATTAATCGCTTGATTTTCTTTCCGACTTAAAATCCAACCGATACCGTTTCCTTCTGGGGCCAAATAGGCACTAGCAACGAAGTGTCCGCCTTTTTGCAGTGCCACAAATTCGCCGTTATCAGTAGCGTCCACTGGTTGTTCCAAATCCTTTAAGCTCAACTTAGGATAGCCGCCTTCAATTTTACTGGCCGCTGCTCCTGTAATTTCAATTGCTCGCATGAAAATTCCTCGTTTTTCTATAGTGTAGTTAGTTTCATTGTAACTTGAATCATTACCAATTAGTAGCGATTGAATGTTATAATAGAAACTTGTTTTGAAAGGAGTGAAATTATGTATAAATA includes:
- a CDS encoding dihydroorotate oxidase, with amino-acid sequence MTAIDLSATIGTETFQHPLINAAGVWDETATEMNAVLASAAGGLTTKSATLAPRAGNPKPRYFDTKLGSINSMGLPNQGLDYYLDFIANTTTDKPIDLSVTGTKMADQIAALQQIQASDFTGMCELNLSCPNVVGKPQIGYDLDATKEILDQVFDFYTKPLGVKLPPYFDLQQYDAMAQILNQYPLTYINAINSVGNGLVIDPDSERVVIKPKGGFGGIGGKYIKPVALANVRAFRQRLRPEIKIIGTGGVTTGTDVFELILCGADIVELGTVVMQEGLAAFARINQELTDLMAAKGYHKLTDFRGHLQEYQD
- a CDS encoding class I SAM-dependent methyltransferase, whose product is MRAIEITGAAASKIEGGYPKLSLKDLEQPVDATDNGEFVALQKGGHFVASAYLAPEGNGIGWILSRKENQAINEAFFEHLLKQAFQKRAPLVGQNVTAYRLFNGIGDGLGGLAIDNFAGQILLTWENAGLYHQRSFIMDALSQTLADYKNVYEIKRYEPQVAITPVSDLAAFPDEQQVVTENGIDFDIQLAGGMKPGLDLAYREVRQQLKNNSHAKLALHLLYDQTGFVTASLIGGAVQSEAVDQKNNAKTNLVTELSANEITQKMPKVRTMDLFGYLDYATKHHLKFDVITINLPAFLRSKKGNFNIRKDLNHFLQLVFTLATKEADVFITTETPAVTLKGLRQAAQAAFQQRGQSFIEKEAFKQPLDFPFNSEYQRESPIKGLWFKLQR
- a CDS encoding glucose-6-phosphate isomerase, producing the protein MAYIKFDDSKVSKFVQANELPEMQALVTAADQELRNGTGAGADFRGWLTLPTDYDHEEFARIQKAAEKIQQDSDVLVVIGIGGSYLGAKMAVDFLNGSFYNSKPKSERRGVQVVFTGNSLSASYLKELQDFVGDRDFSINVISKSGTTTEPSIAFRIFKEKLIKKYGQEEASRRIYATTDAKNGALRQEVEANGYESFIIPDGVGGRFSVLTPVGLLPIAATGADLNELMHGAADAAAAYQDADLSKNDAYRYAALRNILYRKGYVTELIENYEPNLRMFAEWWKQLMGESEGKDQKGIYPSSANFTTDLHSLGQYIQEGLRNLFETVVKVTKPPYNVDIPMEKDNLDGLNYLKGQTLNEVNDKAYEGVVLAHNDGGVPVLTVEIPDESEYSLGYLIYFFEVAVGISGYLNGINPFNQPGVEAYKQNMFALLGKPGYEELAAKLKKEID
- a CDS encoding ROK family protein encodes the protein MLYGSIEAGGTKFVCAVGDENFNVVDQTQFPTTTPDETLARTVKYFKKFDHIDAFGIASFGPIDIDKNSDTYGWIIKTPKKGWSNIDFLGKMKESFHVPMFWTTDVNGSAYGEYVSAKRHDENIKSVSYITIGTGIGMGSVINGDFLGVKGTPEFGHIKVKRHRDDLDFKGTCPWHGDCLEGVASGPTFEARNGVKGQDTPISDPTWDIIAYYAAQAVVDLTVTFRPDKVVLGGGVCTPEFIAKVRAQFTLLFNNYLSVGSLEKYITGPEIQHNGSATFGDFVLAQKAIDDEKKNEVGE
- a CDS encoding NlpC/P60 family protein; amino-acid sequence: MKNTKVHFKMYKAGKKWLFAGIATSMMAGAFFFAGNNTASADVLSTGQQHVGTSYAWGGSNPGGFDCSGFTQYVYGQNGVSLPRTAAAQAAAAQPISASEAQAGDLVFFNDGSGIYHVGIYQGNGQMLDAQNRGVISGDSISYFPGQVTYGRIGGGASAAASAPAQTTQAAAQPAADNSQAQTANTDQQAAAQPAADNTQAPATNDDQQAVAQPAADTQAQPANDDQQAAVQPAADTQAQPANDDQQAAAQPDADNSQAQTTNDDQQAAAQPAADNTQAPATNDDQQAAAQPAAEAKPVLTDAKLVSQSSNEGKFNPETGYFTNGDTQIAVRESASLKAKITGYLPAGAKISYDGYVVKDGHVWVEYTGYSGNKLYCPVRETQKVAWGSFE